A single genomic interval of Rhodospirillaceae bacterium harbors:
- a CDS encoding fatty acid hydroxylase, with product MELSNTAMNERQRKFRKTYRDNIDGWYSGWLHVAIIYSIGIGLFSIFIANMEYILWWEWLTIPTIGIACNFFEWFLHRHIMHRPSKNPLFKAIYTRHTLNHHQFFTEKDMRFASTGDWRVTFFPPYALVVFTIMSIPPALLVGLCISSNAGWLLISTTVGMYLIYEFMHFCCHVGESPFVKYCPLVNTLRRHHTAHHSHSIMMEKNMNLTFPISDWMFGTSDLQRGLLGHLFNGYNNKHIKAGLRHTAHTPTGKSDQQTS from the coding sequence ATGGAACTTTCAAATACTGCGATGAATGAAAGGCAAAGAAAGTTCCGGAAAACCTATCGCGATAACATAGACGGATGGTACAGTGGCTGGTTACATGTGGCTATAATTTATAGCATTGGTATCGGGCTTTTCTCAATTTTCATAGCCAATATGGAGTATATATTATGGTGGGAATGGCTAACTATCCCGACCATCGGGATCGCTTGTAATTTCTTTGAATGGTTTTTACACCGGCACATAATGCACAGGCCAAGCAAAAACCCATTGTTTAAGGCTATATATACTCGTCACACACTAAATCACCATCAATTTTTCACCGAAAAAGATATGCGGTTTGCCTCCACAGGAGATTGGCGGGTAACTTTCTTTCCTCCATATGCACTAGTAGTCTTTACGATCATGTCTATCCCACCTGCCTTGCTAGTAGGACTCTGTATCTCGAGTAATGCCGGCTGGTTGTTGATTTCAACTACCGTAGGTATGTACTTGATATATGAATTTATGCACTTTTGTTGTCACGTGGGAGAAAGCCCTTTCGTAAAATATTGCCCTTTAGTTAATACCCTTCGAAGACATCACACGGCTCATCACAGTCACTCCATCATGATGGAAAAAAATATGAACTTAACCTTCCCAATTAGTGACTGGATGTTTGGAACATCTGATCTGCAACGCGGGCTTTTAGGTCACCTATTTAATGGATACAATAATAAACATATCAAAGCAGGTCTTCGCCATACGGCTCACACTCCGACCGGAAAATCAGATCAACAAACTTCATAA
- a CDS encoding nicotinate phosphoribosyltransferase → MSDFESYLSAHSDSYFKRTREIVRRNGDSEVTYAVFMRRPVIFCPKLAFEWIETAATERETKFSIESCFSEGDHVGAGEVLFYISGQMSHLVDLETTYLQRLGAPCVAAYNAYLMCTYLPKVSFLAMDARHCAGAGMADLMAYAASVGSASAKKNAGSVGFIGCATDGTAHYFGKRAGFGTMPHALIGYAGSTIKAAEMFHETFPELPLTVLIDYYGQEITDSIEVCRRFSAFAEEGRLSLRIDTHGGRFVEGLDTARSYSVLERHVPEAVRTYRTETELRWLVGTGVTAAALYHLRVNLDESGYKNVKIVASSGFDMAKCKLMGQVKAPIDIVGTGSYLPENWSETYATSDIITYDGKSGVKIGREFLLRKDD, encoded by the coding sequence ATGTCTGATTTTGAATCCTACCTCTCAGCCCATTCTGATAGCTATTTTAAGCGAACTCGAGAAATAGTCAGACGTAACGGGGATAGTGAAGTGACATATGCGGTTTTCATGCGGAGGCCGGTTATTTTTTGTCCGAAGCTGGCCTTTGAGTGGATTGAAACAGCGGCAACTGAAAGAGAAACCAAATTTTCTATAGAATCCTGTTTCAGCGAGGGTGACCATGTTGGAGCGGGAGAGGTGCTATTCTATATATCGGGCCAGATGTCTCATTTGGTTGATCTAGAAACGACCTACCTTCAAAGACTGGGGGCGCCCTGTGTAGCGGCTTACAACGCTTATCTCATGTGCACCTACTTGCCTAAGGTTTCTTTTCTTGCCATGGATGCTCGGCATTGCGCTGGTGCGGGTATGGCTGATCTTATGGCGTATGCTGCCAGCGTCGGTTCTGCAAGCGCAAAAAAGAATGCGGGTTCAGTGGGTTTTATCGGTTGCGCAACCGACGGCACCGCGCATTATTTTGGGAAAAGAGCGGGGTTTGGCACCATGCCGCATGCTTTAATAGGATATGCAGGTTCTACTATTAAGGCTGCGGAAATGTTCCACGAGACGTTTCCCGAACTGCCACTAACAGTTTTGATTGATTATTATGGTCAGGAAATAACAGATTCTATCGAAGTATGCCGACGTTTCTCTGCCTTTGCTGAGGAGGGTAGGCTCAGTCTTCGAATAGACACACATGGCGGACGCTTTGTGGAAGGGTTGGACACGGCACGGTCCTACAGTGTATTGGAGCGCCACGTTCCTGAGGCAGTTCGCACATACAGAACTGAGACCGAACTGAGGTGGTTGGTTGGCACAGGAGTAACAGCTGCTGCCTTATATCATTTGAGAGTTAATTTGGATGAATCTGGTTATAAGAATGTAAAAATTGTAGCGAGTTCTGGATTTGATATGGCTAAATGTAAGTTAATGGGGCAGGTAAAAGCGCCGATAGATATTGTGGGTACGGGTTCCTACTTACCGGAAAACTGGTCAGAAACCTATGCCACGTCAGATATTATCACCTATGATGGGAAATCGGGGGTAAAAATAGGCCGAGAGTTCTTGCTGCGAAAGGACGATTAG
- a CDS encoding 3-deoxy-7-phosphoheptulonate synthase class II, protein MTEAWSLEGWRKLPIKHQPVYADPRAQAAVEDQIKMFPPLVFAGEARSLRSRLADAANGHAFLLQGGDCAESFAEFHPDHIRDTFRVLLQMAVVLTYGAALPVIKVGRMAGQFAKPRSSDVEAQDGVELPSYRGDIINGIEFSEMSRLPDPGRMLQAYSQAASTLNLIRAFAQGGYADLHEVHRWNLGFVSGSPQSERYQDLADRIGESLAFMEACGLTTDGVAELRQTDFFTSHEALLLGYEETLTRVDSTTGSWYDCSAHMLWIGDRTRSLNEAHVEFLRGVQNPIGVKVGPSMDQEELLKLIDILNPGNEAGRLTLIARMGADKIGELLPPLLARVKAEGKVVLWACDPMHGNTIKSSTGYKTRPFDRVVSEVEQFFGAHLAEGTYAGGVHFEMTGQDVTECTGGAQEISEESLRDRYHTHCDPRLNASQSIELAFLIAEQLKAQRNDISGETTAA, encoded by the coding sequence ATGACTGAGGCTTGGAGTTTAGAGGGGTGGCGCAAGCTCCCGATAAAACATCAACCCGTATATGCTGACCCAAGAGCCCAAGCGGCAGTTGAGGATCAGATAAAAATGTTTCCACCGCTAGTGTTTGCGGGCGAAGCGAGAAGCCTAAGAAGTCGGCTTGCGGATGCCGCTAATGGACACGCCTTTCTTTTGCAAGGAGGTGATTGCGCGGAAAGTTTTGCAGAGTTTCATCCAGACCACATTAGAGATACCTTCAGGGTTTTGTTGCAAATGGCGGTGGTGCTAACCTATGGAGCTGCGTTACCGGTGATTAAAGTTGGAAGGATGGCTGGGCAATTTGCTAAGCCGAGATCGTCTGATGTCGAGGCTCAAGATGGTGTTGAGTTGCCTAGCTACAGAGGGGATATCATCAATGGTATCGAGTTTTCTGAAATGTCCCGCCTGCCAGATCCTGGAAGGATGTTACAGGCTTATTCTCAGGCAGCCTCAACTCTAAATCTTATTCGGGCTTTTGCTCAGGGAGGATATGCTGACCTTCATGAAGTGCATCGTTGGAATCTTGGTTTTGTTTCGGGTAGCCCGCAATCGGAGAGATACCAAGACTTGGCGGACAGAATTGGGGAGAGCCTCGCCTTCATGGAGGCCTGCGGTCTAACAACCGATGGGGTTGCTGAACTCCGTCAGACGGACTTTTTTACGAGCCACGAGGCGTTGTTGTTGGGTTATGAGGAGACGTTGACCCGTGTGGATAGTACCACTGGCAGTTGGTATGATTGCTCTGCTCACATGTTATGGATTGGTGACCGCACAAGATCCTTGAACGAAGCACATGTAGAGTTTTTGCGGGGCGTACAGAACCCGATTGGCGTTAAGGTTGGCCCGTCCATGGACCAAGAAGAGCTTCTAAAACTTATTGATATCCTAAATCCAGGCAATGAGGCTGGCCGGTTGACACTGATTGCTAGAATGGGTGCTGATAAGATAGGTGAATTGCTTCCACCTCTTTTGGCCCGGGTAAAGGCGGAGGGGAAGGTCGTTTTATGGGCCTGTGACCCGATGCATGGGAATACTATTAAATCATCAACGGGTTACAAAACGCGGCCATTTGATCGCGTTGTTTCCGAAGTGGAGCAATTTTTTGGCGCGCACTTGGCAGAGGGTACTTATGCGGGTGGGGTACATTTTGAAATGACTGGCCAAGATGTAACCGAGTGCACTGGTGGTGCCCAAGAAATAAGTGAAGAAAGTCTGCGAGACAGATACCACACGCATTGCGACCCTCGACTAAATGCCTCCCAAAGCATAGAGTTGGCCTTTTTGATTGCAGAGCAGTTGAAGGCACAAAGGAATGATATTTCGGGAGAGACAACGGCTGCGTAA
- the gabD gene encoding succinate-semialdehyde dehydrogenase (NADP(+)) (catalyzes the formation of succinate from succinate semialdehyde; NADP dependent): protein MKLKDQKLFCQKCFIDGEWVDADSGETVEVTNPADGKVIGTMPNAGAAETKRAISAADQAWKGWRAMTAKERAALIRAWHDLILENLDDIALLMTMEQGKPLSEAKGEIVYASWFIEWFAEEGKRAYGDVIPQTIADKRIVVTKEPVGVVAAITPWNFPAAMITRKAGPALAAGCPIVIKPASSTPFTATALIELANRAGIPKGVINLLSGSARAIGGEMTHNPTVRKLSFTGSTEIGKELMSQCAGTVKKVSLELGGNAPLIVFDDCNMEEAVAGAMASKYRNTGQTCVCANRILVQDGVYEEFSRKFAQSVGELEVGSGLDHGVSQGPLIDMAAVEKVEEHIKDALDKGARLMVGGERHPLGGQFFQPTVLSEATNNMKVAKEETFGPVAPIFRFSTDSEAIKMANDTEFGLAAYFFSRDIGRIWKVAEALEYGMIGINEGIISTEVAPFGGFKESGLGREGAREGLNEFLETKYLCMGGI, encoded by the coding sequence ATGAAACTCAAGGACCAGAAATTATTTTGTCAAAAGTGTTTCATAGATGGCGAATGGGTCGATGCTGATTCTGGTGAGACTGTTGAAGTTACTAATCCAGCTGATGGAAAAGTGATTGGTACCATGCCTAATGCGGGCGCGGCAGAGACCAAAAGGGCAATATCTGCAGCGGATCAAGCGTGGAAAGGGTGGAGGGCGATGACCGCCAAAGAGAGGGCCGCGTTGATTAGAGCGTGGCACGATTTAATTTTGGAAAATTTGGATGATATAGCCTTGCTTATGACCATGGAGCAAGGGAAGCCGCTGAGCGAAGCAAAAGGCGAGATAGTCTATGCGTCATGGTTTATAGAGTGGTTCGCAGAGGAGGGAAAACGAGCCTATGGGGATGTAATACCGCAAACTATTGCTGATAAGCGGATAGTGGTAACCAAGGAACCAGTAGGTGTTGTGGCTGCAATTACGCCATGGAATTTTCCAGCAGCCATGATTACACGCAAGGCCGGCCCAGCGCTTGCTGCGGGTTGTCCAATAGTTATAAAGCCAGCGAGTTCTACCCCTTTCACTGCGACTGCGCTGATCGAGTTAGCAAATCGTGCTGGGATTCCAAAAGGCGTAATTAATTTACTTAGCGGGTCTGCTCGAGCCATCGGTGGAGAAATGACCCACAATCCGACGGTACGAAAACTATCTTTCACAGGTTCCACGGAAATCGGCAAAGAACTAATGTCGCAGTGTGCGGGAACAGTTAAAAAGGTCTCCCTTGAGTTGGGTGGGAACGCCCCGCTAATCGTTTTTGATGATTGCAATATGGAAGAGGCGGTAGCTGGGGCAATGGCTTCTAAGTACCGCAATACAGGTCAAACTTGTGTGTGTGCTAACAGAATTCTAGTACAAGATGGTGTTTACGAGGAATTTTCCCGTAAGTTTGCTCAGTCGGTTGGAGAACTAGAGGTGGGATCTGGCTTGGACCACGGGGTATCACAGGGACCATTAATTGACATGGCCGCTGTGGAAAAGGTCGAAGAGCACATTAAGGATGCACTAGATAAGGGGGCGAGGCTAATGGTGGGAGGTGAAAGACATCCATTGGGTGGGCAGTTTTTTCAACCCACAGTGCTCTCTGAGGCGACTAATAATATGAAGGTAGCGAAAGAGGAAACCTTTGGCCCAGTCGCTCCAATATTTCGGTTCTCTACAGATTCGGAGGCCATTAAGATGGCAAATGACACTGAGTTTGGACTTGCCGCATACTTTTTTAGTAGGGACATAGGTCGAATTTGGAAGGTCGCAGAAGCGCTTGAATACGGCATGATTGGGATAAATGAGGGGATAATTTCTACAGAAGTGGCCCCTTTTGGGGGATTCAAGGAGTCAGGTTTAGGCCGGGAAGGTGCAAGAGAAGGCCTTAACGAGTTCTTAGAAACGAAGTACCTATGTATGGGTGGCATATAA
- a CDS encoding 2-dehydropantoate 2-reductase, whose product MKIGIIGAGGVGGFFGAKLAKSGHDVTFIQRGPHLQAMQRNGLKVESESGDIELPTVLATDDPRRVGLVDVVLVTVKSGQTDEAIALIKPMMGQNTAVITLQNGVENECRLMAKLGESSVLGGVAYILSLIKSPGVIQQTGPMARLEFGELDGTRSRRALNFLEVCENASIEATLSDNIQQNIWKKFVFLCPHNGMTSLTRSSIGKIRDDRDCRSLLEGAVHELLLLAEAKGISVGLNGTSEVMKMYDSMPHAMTSSMHYDVLHKKPLELDWLNGAVVRLGKEVGISTPVNSFIYAALKLLKDGAV is encoded by the coding sequence ATGAAAATCGGAATTATTGGCGCTGGCGGAGTAGGCGGGTTTTTTGGGGCGAAATTGGCAAAATCTGGTCATGATGTGACATTCATCCAAAGGGGACCCCATTTACAGGCTATGCAGCGTAATGGATTAAAAGTGGAGAGTGAGTCGGGGGATATAGAGCTCCCGACAGTTCTCGCGACTGATGATCCTAGGCGGGTGGGGCTAGTGGATGTCGTGCTAGTGACCGTGAAAAGTGGTCAGACAGATGAGGCTATTGCGTTGATCAAGCCAATGATGGGCCAGAATACTGCTGTAATTACTCTACAGAATGGCGTTGAGAATGAGTGTAGGTTGATGGCAAAGTTGGGGGAATCGAGTGTATTGGGCGGAGTTGCCTATATTTTATCATTGATTAAGTCGCCCGGCGTCATCCAACAAACGGGACCAATGGCCAGGTTGGAATTTGGAGAACTAGATGGTACCCGAAGTAGACGAGCACTTAATTTTCTAGAAGTTTGTGAAAATGCCTCTATTGAGGCGACGCTGTCTGATAACATTCAACAAAATATATGGAAGAAGTTTGTTTTTCTTTGTCCTCACAATGGTATGACGAGTTTAACTCGCTCGAGTATAGGAAAAATTCGTGATGATCGGGACTGTCGGTCACTCTTGGAAGGGGCTGTTCATGAATTGCTGCTTCTAGCTGAAGCCAAGGGTATTTCGGTTGGCTTAAATGGTACTTCAGAAGTGATGAAAATGTATGATAGCATGCCTCATGCAATGACATCTTCCATGCACTATGATGTGCTTCACAAAAAGCCATTGGAGCTTGATTGGCTGAACGGCGCAGTGGTCCGTTTGGGGAAAGAGGTAGGTATTTCTACACCAGTAAATAGTTTCATATACGCGGCGTTAAAATTATTAAAAGATGGAGCGGTCTGA
- the gor gene encoding glutathione-disulfide reductase, which produces MQFDYDLLTIGAGSGGVAATRRAGNYGARSAICEVDRVGGTCVLRGCIPKKFLVYAAHFAQEVSDSVGYGWATGDVTLDWEKLIKRKDLELDRLHGIYQNMLDKAGVEVLSGRACLLDEHKVMVESDKGRQEVTAKNILVATGGWPQIPDGMGSGPFLTSNEALSLEKLPQRLIVVGGGYIAVEFCGIFNSLGVEVIEVIRAGRILRGFDWDVRCHLQNEMVRKGVKVESGVTISNVTEVSEGYKVKLSSGATIEADEILFATGRNPNTSGLGLKEAGVLLSENGAIKVDEWSRTSVPNVYAIGDCTDRLNLTPVAIAEGRALADSLYNEDPKTVDYDSTASAVFSQPPVATVGMTEEEARGRFESVSVYQSEFRPLKATVSGDEGRTMMKLVVDESSRRVIGCHMVGEDAPEIIQGMAVALKCGATKEQFDATMAIHPTAAEEFVTMYDAKVGPLE; this is translated from the coding sequence ATGCAATTTGATTACGACTTATTAACAATTGGAGCTGGGTCCGGTGGTGTGGCAGCCACTCGCCGTGCTGGAAATTACGGGGCTCGATCAGCTATATGCGAGGTCGATCGTGTGGGAGGCACCTGTGTTTTAAGGGGATGCATTCCGAAGAAGTTTTTAGTCTATGCTGCCCACTTCGCCCAAGAGGTTTCCGACTCAGTGGGGTATGGCTGGGCTACAGGAGATGTAACCTTAGATTGGGAGAAGTTAATTAAGCGTAAGGACTTGGAGTTGGATCGGTTACATGGAATTTATCAAAATATGCTGGATAAGGCGGGAGTAGAGGTGCTGTCGGGTAGGGCCTGTTTGTTGGATGAACACAAGGTCATGGTCGAATCCGATAAAGGACGTCAGGAAGTAACGGCAAAGAATATACTGGTTGCGACTGGTGGCTGGCCGCAGATTCCAGATGGCATGGGGTCCGGTCCTTTTCTTACTTCAAACGAGGCCCTTTCTCTTGAGAAACTTCCGCAGAGATTAATTGTGGTAGGAGGCGGGTATATAGCGGTAGAGTTTTGTGGCATCTTTAACAGTCTTGGTGTTGAAGTGATTGAGGTAATAAGGGCAGGCCGAATTTTGCGAGGTTTCGACTGGGATGTGAGGTGCCATTTGCAGAACGAGATGGTTCGAAAGGGGGTCAAAGTGGAGTCGGGGGTGACTATCAGTAATGTGACTGAGGTCTCAGAAGGGTATAAGGTTAAACTTTCAAGTGGTGCCACAATAGAGGCAGACGAAATTCTTTTTGCTACGGGACGAAATCCAAATACATCTGGGCTAGGGCTTAAGGAGGCAGGCGTACTGTTATCGGAAAACGGGGCTATTAAGGTTGATGAGTGGTCCCGAACAAGCGTTCCAAATGTCTATGCTATTGGAGACTGCACGGACCGCCTAAATTTAACCCCTGTGGCTATTGCAGAAGGCCGAGCATTGGCTGATTCACTCTATAATGAAGACCCTAAAACAGTCGATTATGACAGCACTGCAAGTGCTGTGTTCAGTCAGCCTCCAGTTGCCACAGTTGGTATGACGGAGGAAGAAGCACGCGGTAGGTTTGAATCTGTTTCTGTTTATCAGTCGGAATTTCGTCCATTGAAGGCTACTGTTAGTGGTGACGAGGGGAGGACAATGATGAAACTCGTCGTCGATGAGAGTTCTCGTAGGGTAATAGGTTGCCATATGGTTGGGGAGGATGCACCGGAGATAATACAAGGAATGGCGGTGGCCTTAAAATGTGGTGCAACTAAAGAACAATTTGATGCTACAATGGCTATCCACCCGACAGCGGCCGAAGAGTTTGTTACAATGTATGATGCAAAAGTTGGTCCCCTTGAATAA
- a CDS encoding thioesterase, producing the protein MKRVDYRFFFPFRVRYSEIDGQMIVYNAHYLTYFDTAITEYCRLLSYDFVGERERTGQDFHTVRALVEYKAPIFFDDEIEVGVRTLRIGNSSLTFNLGIFRLQQSDLLSSGEVVWVNTDQSSRKAVAVPQKLISKLNEFDRK; encoded by the coding sequence ATGAAACGTGTTGATTATAGATTCTTTTTCCCATTTAGGGTCCGTTATTCGGAGATTGACGGTCAGATGATTGTTTATAATGCTCACTACCTTACCTATTTTGATACGGCTATTACCGAGTATTGCCGCCTTTTATCCTACGATTTCGTGGGAGAAAGGGAAAGGACTGGGCAGGACTTTCATACGGTGAGGGCCTTAGTTGAGTACAAGGCACCTATATTTTTTGATGATGAGATTGAAGTAGGTGTGCGGACATTACGGATAGGGAATTCAAGTTTAACATTTAATTTAGGAATTTTTCGCTTGCAACAGTCAGACTTGTTATCATCAGGCGAAGTGGTTTGGGTTAACACTGATCAATCTAGTCGTAAGGCTGTCGCTGTTCCTCAAAAATTAATTTCCAAACTAAATGAGTTTGATCGGAAATAA
- a CDS encoding cysteine--tRNA ligase, whose translation MTLQLYNSLGRTKSKFVPLNPNEVKLYVCGPTVYSDIHIGNARPIIVFDVLYRLLKFSYPRVTYVRNITDVDDKILARAKELGEPIKELTSRTVKQFHQDIAQLGTIDPDHEPRATDHIRHMIQMIKRLVDAGFAYVASRHVLFHVPCVPSYGMLSGRSRDEMVAGARVEPAPYKKDPGDFVLWKPSEKGEMGWDSPWGRGRPGWHIECSAMSTEYLGADFDIHGGGEDLIFPHHENEIVQSCCAYPDTGFARVWLHNGYLQSEGTKMSKSLNNFYTVKELLGVGDRQRMWRGESIRLMMLGTQYRQPLDFRVQGIETSKNKLDRWYRAASLGAPSDVDPSSKFLEALRDDLNTPLAISVLDSMCGRILAGDDGRSRHIEEFIAGAQMLGLFRYEPRIWFQGGSPETETREKTKIESLIEQRTLAKREKDFEKADYIRKILTEQGVILEDKPDGQTVWRWST comes from the coding sequence ATGACTTTACAGTTATATAATTCGTTGGGCAGAACCAAGAGTAAATTTGTTCCATTAAACCCGAATGAGGTAAAGCTCTATGTCTGTGGGCCAACCGTCTACAGTGATATACACATAGGTAATGCTCGACCGATTATAGTGTTTGACGTGTTGTATCGGTTACTAAAATTTTCTTATCCGCGGGTCACGTATGTTCGAAATATTACAGATGTCGATGATAAAATTTTAGCGCGTGCCAAGGAATTAGGTGAACCAATAAAAGAGCTCACGTCACGAACTGTTAAACAATTCCATCAAGATATTGCTCAACTAGGTACTATCGATCCTGATCATGAGCCTCGCGCCACGGATCATATTCGCCACATGATCCAGATGATTAAAAGGCTTGTCGACGCTGGATTCGCGTACGTAGCCTCAAGGCATGTGTTGTTTCATGTTCCTTGTGTTCCTAGTTATGGGATGCTTTCTGGACGGTCGCGGGATGAAATGGTAGCGGGCGCTAGGGTAGAGCCAGCCCCATACAAAAAAGATCCAGGTGATTTTGTGCTTTGGAAGCCCTCAGAGAAAGGCGAAATGGGCTGGGACTCACCTTGGGGAAGAGGCCGTCCAGGTTGGCATATAGAGTGTTCAGCAATGAGCACAGAATATCTTGGTGCAGATTTTGATATTCATGGGGGTGGTGAGGATTTAATATTTCCACATCACGAAAATGAGATAGTGCAGAGTTGTTGTGCATACCCAGACACTGGCTTCGCCCGTGTATGGTTGCATAATGGCTATCTCCAATCCGAGGGTACTAAGATGTCCAAATCATTAAATAATTTTTATACCGTGAAGGAGTTGTTGGGGGTTGGAGACCGCCAGAGAATGTGGCGAGGTGAATCTATTCGCCTAATGATGTTGGGCACTCAGTATAGGCAGCCGCTAGATTTTCGGGTTCAGGGAATAGAGACTTCAAAGAACAAATTGGACCGATGGTACAGGGCCGCCTCACTCGGAGCTCCATCTGATGTTGATCCATCGAGTAAGTTTTTGGAAGCTTTGAGAGACGATTTGAACACTCCGTTAGCAATATCTGTCTTGGACTCTATGTGTGGGAGAATTCTTGCAGGCGATGACGGGAGATCCAGGCATATTGAGGAATTTATTGCAGGTGCTCAAATGTTGGGGTTGTTTCGATATGAGCCGCGCATATGGTTCCAAGGTGGTTCACCTGAGACTGAAACAAGGGAAAAGACTAAAATTGAATCCTTAATCGAACAGCGAACATTGGCAAAAAGAGAAAAAGATTTTGAGAAGGCCGATTATATTAGAAAGATATTAACAGAGCAGGGCGTGATCCTCGAAGACAAGCCGGATGGTCAGACTGTATGGCGGTGGTCGACATGA
- a CDS encoding NAD+ synthase (NH(3)-dependent; catalyzes the formation of nicotinamide adenine dinucleotide (NAD) from nicotinic acid adenine dinucleotide (NAAD) using either ammonia or glutamine as the amide donor and ATP; ammonia-utilizing enzymes include the ones from Bacillus and Escherichia coli while glutamine-utilizing enzymes include the Mycobacterial one; forms homodimers) produces the protein MNKDFRIALAQLNPVVGDMEGNVVMLRQARSEAAREGADLLVSGELSITGYPPEDLVLQPGFCRDVESWVKKLAVETLDGGPAVLVGAPWYYEGQLYNAALLLDEGEITAQRFKRHLPNYGVFDEVRVFKQGPVAGPVPFRGVRIGIMLCEDMWFEEVAETLSESGAQILVVMNGSPYEITKENSRLNFAVARVQETGLPLIYVNQVGGQDELAFDGGSFVLNAKNTLCLQAPRWERSVAMTRWNALDNGQWSCKKGNIAPEVTGLEAVYSAMVVGIRDYVQKNKFPGVIVGLSGGVDSALSAAVAVDGLGPERVLCVRMPSRFSSQHSLDDAESCAQLLGVECRTIPIEQAHLSFDGMLGEIFSGYAPDSTEENIQARIRGLILMAISNKLGKMVLTTGNKSEMSVGYATLYGDMCGGFSVLKDVYKTKVYELCEWRNKHWEDRFRGPQGQVIPATIITKVPSAELRPDQSDQDNLPAYDVLDDILNCLIEQELSNVEIMDKGYSEALVKKVRNLLYLAEYKRRQGPPGVKITGKAFGRDRRYPITNGYLRLDN, from the coding sequence ATGAATAAAGATTTTCGTATAGCACTGGCCCAATTGAACCCGGTCGTTGGAGATATGGAGGGCAACGTAGTTATGCTACGGCAGGCGCGCTCGGAAGCTGCCCGTGAAGGAGCGGACCTTCTGGTAAGTGGGGAGCTCTCGATCACTGGATATCCCCCCGAGGACCTTGTGTTGCAACCTGGATTTTGTCGGGATGTAGAGAGTTGGGTTAAGAAACTGGCGGTGGAGACACTGGATGGGGGGCCAGCGGTATTAGTGGGCGCACCATGGTATTATGAGGGGCAGTTGTACAACGCCGCACTCTTGTTAGATGAAGGAGAAATAACCGCCCAAAGGTTCAAGCGTCATTTGCCAAATTATGGTGTTTTTGACGAAGTTCGGGTTTTTAAGCAAGGGCCAGTGGCCGGCCCTGTTCCTTTCCGTGGCGTCAGAATAGGAATAATGCTTTGCGAAGATATGTGGTTTGAGGAAGTTGCGGAGACTTTGAGTGAGTCGGGGGCACAGATTTTGGTGGTCATGAATGGTTCCCCCTATGAGATTACTAAAGAAAATAGCAGATTAAATTTTGCGGTAGCTCGCGTACAGGAAACAGGACTTCCCCTAATTTATGTAAACCAAGTTGGTGGACAAGATGAGTTAGCTTTCGATGGTGGATCCTTTGTTCTAAATGCAAAGAATACTTTGTGTTTGCAGGCTCCCCGGTGGGAGAGATCGGTAGCCATGACCCGGTGGAACGCTTTGGATAATGGACAGTGGTCGTGTAAGAAGGGGAACATAGCTCCGGAGGTTACAGGTCTAGAGGCTGTTTATTCAGCAATGGTGGTGGGTATAAGAGATTATGTTCAAAAAAACAAATTCCCTGGTGTTATTGTGGGTTTATCTGGCGGAGTCGACTCTGCATTGTCCGCAGCGGTCGCGGTAGATGGCTTGGGTCCGGAAAGAGTTTTGTGCGTAAGAATGCCATCTCGTTTTTCCTCACAGCATAGTTTGGACGATGCGGAGAGCTGTGCTCAACTTTTGGGTGTAGAATGTAGAACTATACCGATTGAGCAAGCCCACCTTTCATTTGATGGAATGTTAGGGGAAATTTTTTCTGGATATGCCCCGGATTCGACTGAGGAAAATATACAGGCTCGTATAAGGGGCCTTATTTTGATGGCTATCTCCAATAAATTGGGCAAGATGGTCCTAACTACCGGAAACAAGTCTGAAATGTCAGTTGGATATGCAACCTTATATGGTGATATGTGCGGTGGATTTTCAGTTCTGAAGGATGTCTATAAGACAAAGGTATACGAACTTTGCGAATGGAGAAACAAACATTGGGAAGATCGGTTCCGAGGCCCGCAGGGCCAGGTGATACCAGCCACTATTATTACGAAGGTCCCTTCGGCCGAATTGCGGCCAGATCAATCTGATCAAGATAATTTGCCCGCGTATGACGTATTGGATGATATCTTAAATTGTCTGATAGAGCAGGAGCTAAGTAATGTAGAGATAATGGATAAAGGGTATAGTGAGGCCTTAGTGAAAAAAGTGCGTAACCTTCTTTATCTGGCAGAGTATAAACGGCGGCAAGGTCCACCTGGGGTTAAAATAACTGGTAAGGCCTTTGGTCGGGATCGTCGCTATCCCATTACTAATGGTTATCTTCGGCTAGATAATTAA